The proteins below are encoded in one region of Styela clava chromosome 4, kaStyClav1.hap1.2, whole genome shotgun sequence:
- the LOC120327087 gene encoding uncharacterized protein LOC120327087, whose product MNRVGSFFLFILGLILLAMLSLMRVDYSVFENTPLYVTDHYNMKVMQAAQDGNFTFSKTQIYPLPNCQNLLINMTSGHWVKKENLEEYVDKRVQIMEEEKEIWYHLNEFWNKRGVTTSFWRSDGKCGYKVNQKRPPNSTWPATGSWCDKYSSRPCCSNVNSGICLAPSEKNCNCNGCYDTRNIAHAELSKWITTDARCTWQYYSTEQACDIIESSKYSNIIFAGDSLNRNMFSALMSLLTGDIVSGSLHKGRLSGSWRKICTGPERYYWKQCRESPMYLGWGLEKYNEGVIKTCIQNINTVFKAKRAWIGNLGIFEKEVETVLGQKGSLLVFGYALHIDCQPEKFVQNYLTPILDMIDQYYRTKTNDRNEEKWPKLIVTSAPNSGLMKPQMVQVSQGPNTCSNFNRVVRDTCNKLKIPFLDFFPFTTGVFSFDGTHHAYDVNALKVQLFLNYIASEK is encoded by the exons ATGAATCGAGTCGGGTCTTTTTTCCTGTTTATTCTGGGACTGATATTATTGGCAATGCTTTCACTCATGCGAGTTGACTACAGTGTGTTTGAAAATACACCCTTATATGTGACGGATCACTACAACATGAAAGTCATGCAAGCTGCTCAAGATGGAAATTTTACTTTCTCCAAAACACAAATTTATCCGTTACCGAATTGCCAGAATTTGCTTATAAATATGACTTCAGGTCATTGggtgaaaaaagaaaatttggaGGAATATGTCGATAAACGAGTTCAAATAAtggaagaagaaaaagaaatttggtACCATTTGAATGAGTTCTGGAATAAGAGAGGAGTTACTACAAGCTTTTGGAGGTCTGATGGCAAATGTGGATATAAAGT AAATCAGAAACGACCTCCAAATAGTACGTGGCCTGCGACAGGATCTTGGTGTGATAAATACAGCAGTCGTCCATGCTGCAGTAATGTTAATTCTGGAATTTGTCTGGCACCTTCAGAGAAAAATTGTAATTGTAACGG atgctACGACACAAGAAACATTGCCCATGCCGAACTTAGCAAATGGATTACGACGGATGCCAGATGTACATGGCAATATTATTCTACAGAACAAGCATGCGACATCATCGAATCATCGAAAtacagcaatattatttttgcCGGAGATTCATTGAACCGTAACATGTTTAGTGCGTTAATGTCGTTGCTAACTGGAGACATAGTTTCCGGGTCTCTACACAAAGGAAGACTTTCCGGAAGCTGGAGAAAAATATGTACCGGGCCTGAAAGATATTACTGGAAACAATGCCGCGAGTCGCCTATGTATTTGGGATGGGGATTAGAGAAATATAACGAAGGCGTAATTAAGACGTGCATACAGAATATAAACACCGTGTTTAAAGCCAAGCGAGCGTGGATAGGAAACTTGggcatatttgaaaaagaagtAGAAACTGTTCTAGGTCAAAAGGGTTCACTTTTAGTGTTTGGATACGCATTACATATTGACTGTCAACCTGAAAAGTTTGTACAAAACTACCTTACTCCAATATTAGACATGATTGATCAGTACTATCGTACAAAAACGAATGACCGTAACGAAGAGAAATGGCCAAAGTTAATCGTTACCTCAGCTCCGAATTCCGGTTTGATGAAGCCACAAATGGTTCAAGTCTCACAGGGCCCAAATACGTGCAGCAACTTCAATCGTGTTGTCCGAGACACTTGTAATAAGCTTAAAATTCCATTTCTTGATTTCTTTCCATTTACAACGGGAGTTTTTAGTTTTGATGGGACTCATCATGCTTATGACGTCAATGCATTAAAAGTTcaactatttttaaattatatagcTAGTGAAAAGTGA
- the LOC120327088 gene encoding uncharacterized protein LOC120327088: MNRVGCIFLFFLGLIFVAMLPRMRVDYSMFKNAPSNVANHYNIKSMQTAQDGNFTLTKTQIYPIPNCQNLLINMTSGHWVKKENLEEYADKRLQIMEEEKEIWYHLNEFWKKRRVTMSFWRSDGKCGYRVNQKRPPNSTWLLTGSWCDKYSSRPCCSNVNSGFCSAPSGNNCNCYRCYDTRKIAHAELSKWITTDARCTWHYYSTEQACDIIESSKYSNIIFAGDSLNRNMFSALMSLLTGDIVSGSLPRGRLSGSWRKICTGPERYYWKQCRESPMYLGWGLEKYNEGVIKTCMQNINTVFKAKRAWIGNLGIFKKEVETILGQKGSLLVFGYALHINCQPEKFVENYLTLVLDMIDQYYRTKTNDRNEEKWPKLMVTSAPNSGLMKPKIFQVSQGSDTCSNFNRVVRDTCNKLKIPFLDFFPFTTGVFSFDGTHHAYDVNALKVQLFLNYIASEK; encoded by the exons atgaATCGAGTCGGATGTATTTTCCTGTTTTTTTTGGGACTGATATTTGTGGCAATGCTTCCACGCATGCGAGTTGACTACAGTATGTTCAAAAATGCACCCTCAAATGTGGCAAATCACTACAACATTAAGTCCATGCAAACTGCTCAAGATGGCAATTTTACTTTAACCAAAACACAAATTTATCCGATACCGAATTGCCAAAATTTGCTTATAAACATGACTTCGGGTCATTGGGTGAAGAAGGAAAATTTGGAAGAATATGCCGATAAAAGACTTCAAATAAtggaagaagaaaaagaaatttggtACCATTTGAACGAGTTCTGGAAGAAGAGAAGAGTTACTATGAGCTTTTGGAGGTCCGATGGCAAATGCGGATATAGAGT AAACCAGAAACGACCTCCGAATAGTACGTGGCTTCTGACAGGATCTTGGTGTGATAAATACAGCAGTCGTCCATGCTGCAGTAATGTTAATTCTGGATTTTGTTCGGCACCTTCAGGGAATAATTGTAATTGTTACAG ATGCTACGACACAAGAAAGATAGCCCATGCCGAACTTAGCAAATGGATTACGACCGATGCCAGATGTACATGGCATTATTATTCTACAGAACAGGCATGCGACATCATCGAATCATCGAAAtacagcaatattatttttgctGGAGATTCATTGAACCGTAACATGTTTAGTGCGTTAATGTCGTTGCTAACCGGAGACATAGTTTCCGGGTCTCTACCCAGAGGAAGACTTTCCGGAAGCTGGAGAAAAATATGTACTGGGCCTGAAAGATATTACTGGAAACAATGCCGCGAGTCGCCTATGTATTTAGGATGGGGGTTAGAGAAATATAACGAAGGCGTAATTAAGACGTGCATGCAGAATATAAACACCGTGTTTAAAGCCAAACGTGCGTGGATAGGAAACTTGGGCATATTTAAAAAAGAAGTAGAAACTATCCTGGGTCAGAAAGGTTCACTTTTAGTTTTTGGATACGCATTACATATTAACTGTCAACCTGAGAAGTTTGTAGAAAACTACCTTACTCTAGTATTAGACATGATTGATCAGTACTATCGTACAAAAACGAATGACCGCAACGAAGAGAAATGGCCAAAGTTAATGGTTACCTCAGCTCCGAACTCTGGCCTGATGAAGCCAAAAATCTTTCAAGTCTCACAGGGGAGCGATACATGCAGCAACTTCAATCGTGTTGTCCGAGACACTTGTAATAAGCTTAAAATTCCATTTCTTGATTTCTTTCCATTTACAACGGGAGTTTTTAGTTTTGATGGAACCCATCATGCTTATGACGTCAACGCATTAAAAGTTcaactatttttaaattatatagcTAGTGAAAAGTGA